In Pseudomonas fluorescens, the following are encoded in one genomic region:
- the recD gene encoding exodeoxyribonuclease V subunit alpha, producing MSRTFADLLPTSLAAESLADLAPLSRADDLLLLLTRWVERGWLRALDKAFVAFLHELAPEDDPLVLLAAALTSHQLGHGHVCLDLFETLKEPDFALSLPPEGDVQGGAMLLPSQLLGSLDGAHWCKVLAASNLVALAADSRDNVRDRPLVLSGKRLYLRRYWAYERRIDLSLRERLTQHESTPSDLLQRLTGLFGPARSGEVIDWQKLACALATRSAFSIVTGGPGTGKTTTVVRLLALLQAPAVEAGMPLRIRLAAPTGKAAARLTESISQQVRTLKVAQDIRDKIPSDVTTVHRLLGSRPGTRHFRHHAGNRLPLDVLVVDEASMIDLEMMANLLDALPAHARLVLLGDKDQLASVEAGAVLGDLCRDAEAGWYSPQTRQWLEAVSGENLQASGLQEDAQGTHPLAQQVVMLRHSRRFGEGSGIGQLARWVNQQQPEEARKLLSARSHDDVYCLALKGEQDRALERLLLDGHGEGPQGYRHYLSVLRNQRPPLDSPLEDSRWIDWARQVLQAFDAFQLLCAVRKGPWGVEGLNQRVTEALLRARLIDSDQQWYEGRPVLMTRNDYGLGLMNGDIGIALKLPEQEGHGTGRQVLRVAFPRNDGQGGVRFVLPSRLNDVETVYAMTVHKSQGSEFAHTALILPDALNPVLTKELIYTGITRAKDWFTLIESRAGVFEEAVKRRVKRLSGLMLELKEASEPTG from the coding sequence CTGTTGTTGCTCACGCGTTGGGTCGAGCGTGGCTGGTTGCGCGCGCTGGACAAAGCCTTTGTGGCGTTTCTGCATGAGCTGGCCCCAGAGGATGATCCGCTGGTGTTGCTGGCAGCCGCGCTGACCAGCCACCAGTTGGGCCACGGGCATGTCTGCCTGGATCTGTTCGAAACGTTGAAAGAACCGGACTTCGCCCTGTCGCTGCCACCCGAAGGTGACGTGCAGGGCGGCGCGATGCTGTTGCCCTCGCAGTTGCTGGGATCGCTGGACGGTGCTCATTGGTGCAAGGTGCTGGCCGCCAGCAATCTGGTCGCACTGGCCGCTGACAGTCGTGACAACGTGCGCGACCGGCCTTTGGTTCTATCGGGCAAACGCTTGTACCTGCGTCGCTATTGGGCGTACGAGCGGCGGATCGACCTTTCATTGCGCGAGCGTCTGACGCAACACGAATCCACGCCGAGCGACTTGCTCCAGCGCCTCACCGGTTTGTTTGGTCCTGCCCGCTCCGGTGAGGTGATCGACTGGCAGAAGCTGGCCTGCGCGCTGGCGACCCGCAGCGCCTTCAGCATCGTGACAGGGGGGCCGGGAACCGGCAAGACCACCACCGTCGTGCGCTTGCTGGCGTTGCTCCAGGCGCCTGCGGTCGAGGCCGGCATGCCCCTGCGCATTCGTCTCGCCGCACCGACCGGCAAGGCCGCGGCGCGTCTGACGGAATCCATCAGCCAGCAAGTCCGGACCTTGAAGGTCGCCCAAGACATACGAGACAAAATCCCCTCCGACGTCACCACCGTTCACCGCCTGCTCGGCAGCCGGCCCGGGACTCGTCATTTCCGCCATCACGCGGGCAATCGCCTGCCGCTGGATGTGTTGGTGGTGGACGAGGCCTCGATGATCGACCTGGAAATGATGGCCAACCTGCTCGACGCCTTGCCGGCCCATGCGCGCCTCGTGCTGTTGGGTGACAAGGATCAATTGGCTTCGGTAGAAGCCGGTGCGGTACTGGGGGATCTGTGTCGCGATGCGGAGGCTGGCTGGTACAGCCCGCAGACACGCCAGTGGCTGGAAGCCGTCAGTGGCGAAAACCTGCAGGCCAGCGGCTTGCAGGAGGACGCGCAGGGCACTCATCCATTGGCCCAACAGGTCGTGATGTTGCGCCATTCCCGGCGATTCGGTGAAGGCAGCGGCATTGGCCAACTGGCTCGCTGGGTCAACCAGCAGCAACCCGAAGAAGCCCGCAAGTTGTTGTCTGCGCGCAGCCATGACGATGTGTATTGCCTGGCTCTCAAGGGGGAGCAGGATCGGGCCCTGGAACGCTTGCTTCTCGACGGCCATGGTGAGGGCCCGCAGGGTTATCGACATTACCTGAGCGTGCTGCGCAATCAGCGGCCGCCACTGGACAGCCCGCTGGAAGATTCGCGCTGGATTGATTGGGCTCGACAAGTGCTGCAGGCCTTCGACGCGTTCCAGTTGTTATGTGCCGTGCGCAAGGGACCGTGGGGTGTGGAGGGTTTGAACCAGCGGGTGACGGAGGCATTGCTCAGGGCGCGCCTGATCGACAGCGACCAGCAGTGGTACGAAGGTCGCCCTGTCCTGATGACCCGCAACGATTACGGGCTGGGGTTGATGAACGGCGATATCGGCATTGCCCTCAAGCTCCCGGAACAGGAAGGCCACGGGACTGGAAGGCAGGTTCTGCGTGTGGCGTTCCCACGCAATGATGGCCAGGGTGGTGTGCGATTTGTCCTGCCCAGTCGCCTGAATGATGTCGAAACCGTGTACGCCATGACCGTGCATAAATCCCAGGGCTCGGAGTTCGCACATACCGCGTTGATTCTTCCCGATGCCTTGAACCCGGTGCTCACCAAGGAGTTGATCTACACCGGCATTACCCGGGCCAAGGACTGGTTCACCTTGATCGAGTCGCGTGCAGGCGTGTTTGAAGAGGCGGTGAAACGCCGGGTCAAACGCTTGAGCGGGCTGATGCTGGAGCTAAAGGAAGCCAGCGAGCCGACAGGCTGA
- a CDS encoding LysR family transcriptional regulator: protein MQKNITSLGSLNWDDLKFFLEVARTRKASTAAKRLAVDYTTVSRRISSLETALGTLLFEKSRTNGFVLTAEGQRLMGYAESIESTLHMACEQVSGSGVALSGHVRMGCTEGFGSFFITPQLSHFVDTYPAISVDILPLPHFISLSKREADIVIALERPEHGPYVCCKLCDYRLQLYATQDYLDNHPPIRKPADLAKHSFISYVDDLAFSSELLYLANVLPGASANLRSTSVIAQFVAAQQGRSLAILPCFLATQDPRLLPVLPQEINITRQFWMYCREDLRKLKRITLLWDYIREVTEQNQGLLMGESREMLFADY from the coding sequence ATGCAAAAAAACATCACCTCCCTCGGCTCGCTGAACTGGGATGACCTCAAGTTTTTCCTTGAAGTCGCCCGCACCCGCAAGGCCAGCACCGCGGCCAAGCGCCTGGCGGTGGACTACACCACGGTGTCGCGGCGCATCAGTTCCCTGGAAACGGCGTTGGGCACATTGCTGTTCGAGAAATCCCGGACCAACGGCTTTGTCCTGACCGCCGAAGGCCAGCGGTTGATGGGGTATGCCGAGTCGATCGAAAGTACCTTGCACATGGCGTGCGAGCAGGTTTCCGGGTCTGGCGTGGCACTATCGGGTCACGTGCGCATGGGCTGCACCGAAGGCTTCGGCAGCTTTTTCATCACGCCGCAGCTGAGCCACTTCGTCGACACCTACCCGGCGATCTCGGTGGACATCCTGCCGCTGCCGCACTTCATCAGCCTGTCCAAACGCGAGGCCGACATCGTCATCGCCCTGGAGCGTCCGGAGCATGGCCCGTACGTCTGCTGCAAACTGTGCGACTACCGATTGCAGCTGTACGCGACCCAGGATTATCTGGACAACCACCCGCCGATCCGCAAACCAGCCGATTTGGCCAAACATTCGTTTATCAGTTACGTCGACGACCTGGCGTTCAGCTCGGAGCTGTTGTACCTGGCCAACGTATTGCCCGGCGCCAGTGCCAACCTGCGCAGCACCAGCGTGATCGCGCAGTTCGTGGCGGCGCAGCAAGGACGCTCATTGGCGATCCTGCCGTGCTTCCTCGCCACTCAGGACCCGCGCCTGCTGCCGGTGCTGCCGCAGGAAATCAACATCACCCGACAGTTCTGGATGTACTGCCGCGAAGACCTGCGCAAGCTCAAGCGGATCACCCTGTTGTGGGATTACATCCGCGAGGTCACCGAGCAGAATCAGGGTCTGCTGATGGGCGAAAGCCGGGAGATGCTGTTTGCCGATTACTGA
- a CDS encoding CoA-acylating methylmalonate-semialdehyde dehydrogenase translates to MNVSLTPNDTTVQKVKLLIDGEWVESKTTEWHDIINPATQQVLAKVPFATAEEVDAAISAAHRAFQTWKLTPIGARMRIMLKLQALIREHSKRIAAVLSAEQGKTIADAEGDIFRGLEVVEHACSIGSLQMGEFAENVAGGVDTYTLRQPIGVCAGITPFNFPAMIPLWMFPMAIACGNTFVLKPSEQDPMSTMLLVELAIEAGIPAGVLNVVHGGKDVVDGLCTHKDIKAVSFVGSTAVGTHVYDLAGKHGKRVQSMMGAKNHAVVLPDANREQALNALVGAGFGAAGQRCMATSVVVLVGAAKQWLPDLKALAQKLKVNAGSEPGTDVGPVISKKAKARILDLIESGIKEGAKLELDGREISVPGYEKGNFVGPTLFSGVTTDMQIYTQEIFGPVLVVLEVNTLDEAIALVNANPFGNGTGLFTQSGAAARKFQNEIDVGQVGINIPIPVPVPFFSFTGSRGSKLGDLGPYGKQVVQFYTQTKTVTSRWFDDDSVNDGVNTTINLR, encoded by the coding sequence ATGAACGTATCGCTCACGCCCAATGACACCACCGTGCAAAAGGTCAAACTGTTGATCGACGGCGAGTGGGTCGAATCCAAGACCACCGAATGGCACGACATCATCAACCCGGCGACCCAGCAAGTGCTGGCCAAAGTGCCGTTTGCCACCGCCGAAGAAGTCGACGCGGCCATCAGTGCGGCCCATCGCGCCTTCCAGACCTGGAAGCTGACGCCCATCGGCGCGCGGATGCGCATCATGCTCAAGCTCCAGGCGCTGATTCGCGAACACTCCAAGCGCATCGCCGCGGTCCTGAGTGCAGAGCAGGGCAAGACCATTGCCGACGCCGAAGGCGATATTTTCCGTGGGCTGGAAGTGGTCGAGCACGCCTGCTCCATCGGCAGCCTGCAAATGGGCGAGTTCGCTGAAAACGTCGCCGGTGGCGTCGATACCTACACCCTGCGCCAGCCAATCGGCGTGTGCGCCGGCATTACCCCGTTCAACTTCCCGGCGATGATTCCGCTGTGGATGTTCCCGATGGCCATCGCCTGCGGCAACACCTTCGTGCTCAAGCCGTCCGAACAGGACCCGATGTCGACCATGCTCCTGGTGGAGCTGGCGATTGAAGCGGGTATTCCGGCCGGCGTACTCAACGTCGTGCATGGCGGCAAGGACGTGGTGGACGGGCTCTGCACTCACAAGGATATCAAGGCGGTCTCCTTCGTCGGTTCAACCGCCGTCGGTACTCATGTCTATGACCTGGCCGGTAAACACGGCAAGCGCGTGCAATCGATGATGGGCGCGAAGAACCACGCCGTGGTGCTGCCGGATGCCAATCGCGAACAAGCGCTGAATGCATTGGTGGGTGCTGGTTTCGGCGCTGCCGGTCAACGTTGCATGGCCACCTCGGTGGTGGTGCTGGTGGGTGCGGCCAAGCAGTGGCTGCCAGATCTGAAGGCGCTGGCGCAGAAACTCAAGGTCAATGCCGGCAGCGAGCCGGGCACCGATGTCGGCCCGGTGATCTCGAAAAAGGCCAAGGCACGGATTCTCGACCTGATCGAAAGCGGCATCAAGGAAGGCGCGAAATTGGAGCTGGACGGTCGCGAGATCTCGGTTCCGGGTTACGAGAAGGGCAACTTTGTCGGTCCGACCCTGTTCTCCGGCGTGACCACCGACATGCAGATCTACACCCAGGAAATCTTCGGTCCGGTGCTGGTGGTGCTGGAAGTCAATACGCTCGACGAGGCCATCGCCCTGGTCAACGCCAACCCGTTCGGCAACGGCACGGGCCTGTTCACCCAGAGCGGCGCGGCGGCACGTAAATTCCAGAACGAAATCGACGTCGGCCAGGTCGGTATCAACATCCCGATTCCGGTGCCGGTGCCGTTCTTCAGCTTCACCGGTTCGCGCGGTTCCAAGCTCGGCGACCTCGGCCCGTACGGCAAGCAAGTGGTGCAGTTCTACACTCAGACCAAGACCGTCACCAGTCGCTGGTTCGATGACGACAGCGTCAACGACGGTGTGAACACCACCATCAATTTGCGTTGA
- the mmsB gene encoding 3-hydroxyisobutyrate dehydrogenase: protein MKIAFIGLGNMGAPMARNLIKAGHALRLVDLNKAVLAELEQLGGSISASAREAAEGAELVITMLPAAVHVRSVWLGEDGVLAGIGKGVPAVDCSTIDPQTARDVADAAAKQGVAMADAPVSGGTGGAAAGTLTFMVGATPELFATLQPVLAQMGRNIVHCGEVGTGQIAKICNNLLLGISMVGVSEAMALGDALGIDTKVLAGIINSSTGRCWSSEMYNPWPGIVETAPASRGYTGGFGAELMLKDLGLATEAARQAHQPVVLGAVAQQLYQAMSLRGEGGQDFSAIINGYRKPQ from the coding sequence ATGAAAATCGCTTTTATCGGTCTGGGCAACATGGGCGCGCCGATGGCGCGCAACCTGATCAAGGCCGGCCATGCGCTGCGTCTTGTGGACCTGAACAAAGCCGTGCTGGCGGAGCTGGAGCAATTGGGCGGCAGCATCAGCGCCTCGGCCCGTGAAGCGGCAGAGGGCGCGGAACTGGTCATCACCATGCTGCCTGCCGCGGTGCATGTGCGCAGCGTGTGGCTGGGTGAAGACGGCGTGCTCGCCGGTATCGGCAAAGGTGTGCCGGCCGTGGATTGCAGCACCATCGATCCGCAGACCGCGCGGGACGTAGCCGACGCCGCTGCCAAACAGGGCGTGGCCATGGCCGATGCACCGGTCTCTGGTGGCACCGGTGGTGCAGCCGCCGGGACGCTGACCTTCATGGTCGGCGCCACCCCCGAACTGTTCGCCACCCTGCAACCGGTACTGGCGCAGATGGGCCGCAACATCGTCCATTGTGGTGAGGTCGGCACCGGGCAAATCGCTAAAATCTGCAACAACCTGCTGCTGGGAATTTCCATGGTCGGTGTCAGCGAAGCCATGGCGCTGGGCGATGCCCTGGGCATCGACACCAAGGTGCTGGCGGGCATCATCAACAGCTCCACCGGGCGTTGCTGGAGTTCGGAGATGTACAACCCATGGCCGGGCATCGTTGAAACGGCGCCAGCGTCGCGCGGTTACACCGGTGGTTTCGGTGCCGAACTGATGCTCAAGGATCTGGGGTTGGCGACCGAGGCGGCGCGTCAGGCGCACCAGCCGGTGGTACTCGGCGCGGTGGCCCAGCAGTTGTATCAGGCGATGAGTTTGCGTGGGGAGGGGGGACAGGACTTCTCGGCGATTATCAACGGCTATCGCAAACCGCAATAA
- a CDS encoding cupin domain-containing protein produces the protein MTAPITVLRDTHPLPVLDACKWEKLEGDPHTVNLNAYTSEDGSKIMGTWICTPGKWYVEYVKWEYCHFQEGYCVITPEGMAPIHLRAGDIFVVEPGMKGTWEVVETVRKYFVFA, from the coding sequence ATGACCGCACCGATTACCGTTCTTCGCGACACCCACCCGCTGCCCGTGCTCGACGCCTGCAAATGGGAAAAACTAGAAGGCGACCCGCATACCGTCAACCTCAATGCCTACACCAGTGAAGACGGCAGCAAGATCATGGGCACCTGGATCTGCACGCCGGGCAAGTGGTACGTGGAATACGTGAAGTGGGAGTACTGCCATTTCCAGGAAGGCTACTGCGTCATCACCCCGGAAGGCATGGCACCGATCCACCTGCGCGCCGGCGACATTTTCGTCGTTGAGCCGGGGATGAAAGGCACCTGGGAAGTGGTGGAAACCGTGCGCAAATATTTCGTGTTTGCCTGA
- a CDS encoding MerR family transcriptional regulator yields the protein MYIGQAAQRSGTTVKSIRHYESIGLLPAARRQGKYRIYDQHSVDLLMFIKCAQQLGFRLKELQPIFAGHQGPQLPWERAHQVLASKKQEIAERIAALSQQHSQLVEFENSLEQSRLDCPLNRN from the coding sequence ATGTACATCGGCCAAGCCGCGCAGCGTTCCGGCACCACTGTCAAAAGCATCCGTCACTACGAGTCGATTGGCCTGCTGCCTGCCGCTCGCCGTCAGGGCAAGTACCGCATCTATGACCAGCACAGCGTCGACCTGCTGATGTTCATCAAATGTGCCCAGCAGTTGGGTTTCAGACTCAAGGAATTGCAGCCGATCTTCGCCGGACATCAGGGCCCGCAGCTGCCATGGGAACGGGCACACCAGGTTCTCGCCAGCAAAAAACAGGAAATCGCCGAGCGCATAGCGGCGCTGTCGCAACAGCACTCGCAATTGGTCGAGTTCGAGAACAGCCTCGAACAATCCAGGCTCGACTGTCCGCTGAACCGTAATTGA
- a CDS encoding NAD(P)H-dependent oxidoreductase, whose amino-acid sequence MMGKRILVILGHPSSNSFCAALAERYTQSAMHAGHEVRQLFLGSMDFDPVLREGYQQVQPLEADLRNAQADILWAEQLTLVYPIWWGGVPALLKGFFDRVFLPGFAFKYRQGKAFPDKLLRGRTAHLLVTMDTPPWYYRWIYRMPGLHQVRKTTLEFCGIKPTRTLTFGPILGASADRHAAWLRQAEAIASA is encoded by the coding sequence ATGATGGGTAAACGAATACTGGTGATCCTCGGGCATCCGTCCAGCAATAGCTTCTGCGCCGCCCTTGCCGAGCGTTACACACAGTCGGCAATGCACGCCGGGCATGAGGTGCGGCAGTTATTTCTGGGCAGCATGGACTTTGACCCGGTGCTGCGTGAAGGCTATCAACAGGTCCAGCCGCTGGAAGCCGACTTGCGTAACGCCCAGGCCGATATCCTCTGGGCCGAACAGCTGACGCTGGTTTATCCGATCTGGTGGGGTGGCGTACCGGCCTTGCTCAAGGGCTTTTTCGACCGAGTGTTCTTGCCGGGTTTTGCCTTCAAATATCGCCAGGGCAAAGCCTTCCCCGACAAACTCCTGCGCGGCCGAACCGCCCACCTGCTGGTGACCATGGACACACCGCCCTGGTACTACCGATGGATCTACCGTATGCCCGGCTTGCATCAGGTCCGCAAAACCACACTGGAATTCTGTGGCATCAAGCCAACCCGAACCCTCACCTTCGGGCCAATTCTGGGCGCCAGCGCAGACCGGCATGCGGCCTGGTTACGCCAAGCCGAAGCTATCGCCAGCGCTTGA
- a CDS encoding LysR family transcriptional regulator gives MHFDLTDLRLYLNILDTGNITAGAARSHLSLAAASARIRAMEASLGVEFLQRNRRGVSPTPAGNALARHARVLLQQAERLQQELAEYAQGVKGQVRLLCNTTAITEYLPELLADFLHSHPNLDIDLQELPSTRITHALRQGAADLGIVSDAADTDDLQTQAFRDDPLVLIMPREHPLAQATSVSFTDTLHHDYVSLNANSALAVYLEEQALHAGLRMQIRIRADGFDGVMRMVARGAGLAIVPLAAVERRSGGLSFKSLALQEPWGQRKLLLCARDFAALPGYAKALLHALTLP, from the coding sequence ATGCACTTCGACCTGACCGACCTGCGCCTGTACCTGAACATCCTCGATACCGGCAACATCACCGCCGGCGCCGCGCGCAGTCATTTGTCCCTCGCGGCGGCCAGTGCGCGCATCCGTGCCATGGAGGCGTCGCTGGGCGTCGAGTTTCTTCAGCGCAATCGTCGTGGGGTCAGCCCGACGCCGGCCGGCAATGCCCTGGCCCGACACGCCCGGGTCCTGCTGCAACAGGCCGAACGCCTGCAACAGGAACTGGCCGAATACGCCCAGGGCGTCAAAGGCCAGGTACGGCTGCTGTGCAACACCACGGCGATCACCGAGTACCTGCCAGAGCTGCTCGCGGATTTCCTGCACAGCCATCCCAACCTCGACATCGACCTGCAGGAACTGCCCAGCACCCGCATCACCCACGCCTTGCGCCAGGGGGCGGCGGACCTCGGCATCGTGTCCGACGCGGCGGACACCGATGACTTGCAGACCCAAGCGTTCCGCGATGATCCGCTGGTGCTGATCATGCCCCGGGAACATCCCTTGGCACAGGCGACCTCAGTGAGCTTCACCGACACGCTGCATCACGACTACGTCAGCCTGAATGCCAACAGCGCCTTGGCGGTGTACCTGGAAGAGCAGGCACTGCACGCCGGCCTGCGCATGCAGATTCGCATCCGCGCCGATGGCTTCGATGGCGTGATGCGCATGGTCGCCCGCGGGGCGGGGCTGGCAATCGTACCGCTGGCCGCGGTCGAACGCAGGTCAGGTGGACTGTCCTTCAAAAGCCTCGCCCTGCAAGAACCCTGGGGCCAACGCAAACTGTTGCTCTGTGCCCGGGACTTCGCTGCATTACCTGGCTATGCCAAGGCTCTGCTGCACGCCTTGACTCTCCCCTGA
- a CDS encoding sulfite exporter TauE/SafE family protein, giving the protein MNTLSAFYQNLGLALSMLVIGTFVLAGMIKGVIGLGLPTVAMGLLGLAMAPTQAAALLIIPATLTNVWQLAFGGHLSGLVKRLWPMLLAIFIGTGAGTLWIGMSGGHWVVRGLGAALLLYALSGLFLPTVRVGRRSERWLGPLCGVLTGVITSATGVFVIPAVPYLQALGLSKDELVQALGLSFTVSTLALAGGLLWRGALGGGELSASLLALIPAMLGMWLGQSLRQRISAQWFKRVFFVGLGVLGGHLLISG; this is encoded by the coding sequence ATGAATACACTCTCGGCGTTTTATCAGAACCTCGGATTAGCCCTTTCAATGCTGGTCATTGGCACCTTTGTGCTGGCCGGCATGATCAAGGGCGTGATCGGCCTCGGCTTGCCGACCGTCGCCATGGGCCTGCTCGGTCTGGCTATGGCGCCGACACAGGCTGCGGCGCTGCTGATCATTCCGGCGACCCTGACCAACGTCTGGCAACTGGCATTCGGCGGGCATCTGTCGGGGCTGGTCAAACGGCTGTGGCCGATGTTGCTGGCGATTTTCATCGGCACCGGGGCGGGCACGCTGTGGATAGGCATGAGCGGTGGTCATTGGGTGGTGCGGGGGTTGGGGGCGGCGTTGTTGCTGTATGCGCTGAGCGGTTTGTTCCTGCCGACTGTGCGCGTGGGGCGGCGCAGCGAACGCTGGCTCGGTCCGCTGTGCGGCGTGCTGACCGGCGTCATCACTTCGGCCACCGGCGTGTTCGTGATTCCGGCGGTGCCTTATCTGCAAGCGCTGGGTTTGAGCAAGGACGAACTGGTGCAGGCGCTGGGCCTGTCGTTCACCGTCTCGACCCTGGCCCTGGCCGGTGGCTTGCTATGGCGCGGCGCGCTTGGCGGGGGCGAGTTGAGCGCATCGCTGCTGGCGCTGATCCCGGCGATGCTCGGCATGTGGTTGGGGCAATCGCTGCGCCAGCGGATCAGCGCCCAGTGGTTCAAGCGCGTGTTCTTCGTTGGCCTGGGTGTGCTCGGCGGCCACTTGCTGATCAGCGGCTAG
- a CDS encoding putative quinol monooxygenase — protein MSEIQGFILHAKTRPEKSDAFETFFSGYVQASRAEPGCIEYHMLRDKQDPTLFIFYEIWQSQAHLDVHSNLPHMKQFLEQRDEYLERDFEIRAIDMISPSSASR, from the coding sequence ATGAGTGAAATCCAGGGATTCATCCTGCACGCCAAGACCCGCCCGGAAAAATCCGACGCCTTCGAAACGTTTTTCAGCGGCTACGTGCAAGCGAGCCGGGCCGAACCCGGTTGCATCGAATACCACATGTTGCGCGACAAACAGGACCCGACCCTGTTCATTTTCTACGAGATCTGGCAATCCCAGGCCCACCTCGACGTGCACTCGAACCTGCCGCACATGAAGCAGTTCCTCGAACAGCGCGATGAATACCTGGAACGGGACTTCGAGATCCGCGCCATCGACATGATCAGCCCGTCGTCCGCTAGCCGCTGA